The window TTGGTACACTAGACTGGTCATTTTCATTATCTTTGACAAGTAAGGATTTTTTTTTTCATGTATACAAAATGTCTAGAACCTCCGGGTTTTGCATCTCATAGTGATATTGGAGAAGTCCTTTGAGAAGGATGTGATGATTTCCATGTTATTCCATAATAGCCTTTCTCCAGCCCGACCATTTTGGAACAAGCTTTTCCTTTTTCGCTCTTTCTCTTATCCTTGGTTCATTGTTTTCATAACTGTGAGCTATGTGTGCAGTATACATAATTCTTTGCAACTAAAAAACAACCCATTATAGGTTCTTTCGGCTCATGATTCTTGAAGACTTATGACGGGAAGGATAAACTATTATAAGAAGCTTTACATTCACATCAATATTTACAAGGTACAATCATTTTTCACAAACCGGTTTCTGTGGGATCTTTTCTCAAAAGATAACCAACAACCCAACATCTTACTTACTTACTTACATATCATCAAATTCCCCTAGAAACTGCAACGAGACGGGTGTTTTTCCATTCATCTTTCTTTCTCACAAATTGGCACCGTACATACATATAAATCGGTACCGTGTATAATAATGCTTCTGCAGTCTGCACAGTTCATGTTGAACTGGAAATAATACATCAATCGCAACTAGTACTAAATAATCGTAGCGTTCACCGAAGCGGGTATCGTGGCTGCTAGGCCGGCAGCACCGATGGAGCAACCCTGCAGGTGTTGTAGGACTGGCAATGGCAACACTTTCTCTGTCCCGTCATGCCCGGATACACCCGGGTCGTGTCCCAGCAGTGGTTGCACACGATCCATCCCTGCACCCACCCACAAACACACGCCACTAGTAATGGCATCAGAAAACCATCACATTTATATAACTTGCTACTACTAGAAGAATAGTGGTAATGAGTCTGAGTCAGTTGAAGCCTTTTTTTTAAGAAAAAGTATATTTTCAAATTTCCAGAAATTATGCAGTACTTTTTTTGCGGAAAAAATTATGCAGTACTCTTTTCCACAAGTACATATGCATTCTTATTATGTTCCTATAAAATTTCACAAAGAAACATGTTTATTTGAGGGCTACAAAAATATGTGAGTTGCAAATGTGTCACTGACCTTTCCCATGTGTAAGAACTTCGCCTCAATCTGACAAAAAGAGATACAAAAAAAAAATCTCAGGCCGGGGCCAAGAACATGAAGAGAAAAGGAACCCAAGATGAAAATCATGCTTGCTACGGATCTTACTGAGAAAATACTTACCTCGGCATCTAAGGCCCTCAGGAATTTCTCCATGTCAAAGATGGACACGGAGCACATGGGGCAAGTGAACCTGCAGATACGTGGAGGATAGCGTTATCTATCTATCCAAGCAAGAAGAACAAGATCACACGAAAGGGATGGGATGTGTGGGTCGATAGGAAGGCATGGGCGATTACTTGTCGTGCTTGAGCATCTCGTGGAAGCACTGCAAGTGCATGGTGTGGCCGCATCGCAGCACCGACGCCTCCCTCAGGGAGTCGAACAGGTACTCGTAGCAGATCGGGCAGTTGTTCTTCATCGAGTCCTCGATGCAGACATGCTTATCCCGGAGGGTCACCGAGTAGCACGATCCTGCGGCGGCGGTACCCGGCGGATTGAGATACATATATGGTTGGAATCGGAGTGAATCGGAGTGATTCGGACTGTGTCATGGAAGGAATAAGGATCATGCTTGCTTACCGCACTTGTGGCAGTGAAAGAAGTTGTCCTTGCCTCCAACTCTGTTGGAAAAGATGCATGTATCACAGTTTCAGTTAGTCAGCTCGGCATCTTGAACTTTCAGGGCGATGTGTCAAAGTACAACAACTGAATGAAAGTGAAGACTCATTTGTGAATTTTGTACAATGTTGCATAATTTGGCCTGGTTTCATGTGCTCTCAGTCTCTCAATTAAGCATCAGTTCGGAAGATATGATAGGAGTAGCTACCTGCAGATGCCGCAGTCTTTGCAGTGGTATTGCTCCTTGTCGACCTGCACAGCAGCAGCAAGATCCCATCAACAACAACCCAAtcaccaccaaatccaaatccaaatCCAGCACAGGCACAGGGACAGGGATCTCAATTCTCACATCGTCGTCGAAGAatttgcacgcccggcagaagtacTCCCCCATGCACACGCCGCAGT is drawn from Triticum dicoccoides isolate Atlit2015 ecotype Zavitan chromosome 4A, WEW_v2.0, whole genome shotgun sequence and contains these coding sequences:
- the LOC119286750 gene encoding E3 ubiquitin-protein ligase SRFP1-like isoform X2, with product MDMEMELDAARHGFAKMGFGCKHYRRRCRIRAPCCNDVFHCRHCHNDSTKDGHELDRHAVESVICLVCDTEQPVAQVCSNCGVCMGEYFCRACKFFDDDVDKEQYHCKDCGICRVGGKDNFFHCHKCGSCYSVTLRDKHVCIEDSMKNNCPICYEYLFDSLREASVLRCGHTMHLQCFHEMLKHDKFTCPMCSVSIFDMEKFLRALDAEIEAKFLHMGKWRVFVGGCRDGSCATTAGTRPGCIRA
- the LOC119286750 gene encoding E3 ubiquitin-protein ligase SRFP1-like isoform X1, yielding MDMEMELDAARHGFAKMGFGCKHYRRRCRIRAPCCNDVFHCRHCHNDSTKDGHELDRHAVESVICLVCDTEQPVAQVCSNCGVCMGEYFCRACKFFDDDVDKEQYHCKDCGICRVGGKDNFFHCHKCGSCYSVTLRDKHVCIEDSMKNNCPICYEYLFDSLREASVLRCGHTMHLQCFHEMLKHDKFTCPMCSVSIFDMEKFLRALDAEIEAKFLHMGKGWIVCNHCWDTTRVYPGMTGQRKCCHCQSYNTCRVAPSVLPA